The Aedes aegypti strain LVP_AGWG chromosome 3, AaegL5.0 Primary Assembly, whole genome shotgun sequence genome contains a region encoding:
- the LOC5574795 gene encoding uncharacterized protein LOC5574795 isoform X1, with amino-acid sequence MDDLLSYLKKHHFPHLPKTNKTLKADAKLCDMPITRMGEGEFCYLGLKRAVEQIMIKNNVKPNCEIHYRLQFGIDGLPLTKSSKSSFWPILVKIIGFRDVLPVAVFCGTSKPSSIHEYMHEFVEELDHVLKVGMEINNLRVMFSVDAFIMDAPAKAFVMDIKAHNGLYGCPKCTTRGRSIGHRTVFPNIGFELRTDDSFLNLSDPHHLSDRLPPLATIGIGCVSCVPIDYMHNVCLGGMKSLLNLWVETSGKSYSLTPAQKCIIDSRIEAVKRQVCSDFSRTPRPLTDLKWFKATELRLLLLYLGPFIFLNVMSDAYYNHFLKLHAAIRILCHPVKYQTENDKAKNLLEAFGHEFMTLYGEHLFVYNFHTSAR; translated from the exons ATGGATGATCTTCTATCCTATTTGAAAAAACATCACTTTCCTCATCTTCCCAAAACTAACAAAACTCTGAAAGCCGATGCAAAACTATGTGATATGCCGATAACGAGGATGGGAGAAGGAGAGTTTTGCTATTTGGGCTTAAAGCGCGCAGTGGAACAAAtcatgataaaaaataatgtaaaacctAACTGTGAAATCCACTATCGTCTTCAATTTGGAATAGATGGACTACCATTGACGAAAAGCTCAAAGAGTAGCTTCTGGCCTATACTCGTGAAAATAATCGGGTTTCGAGATGTTCTTCCCGTGGCTGTATTCTGCGGTACTAGTAAGCCCAGCAGCATCCATGAATATATGCACGAGTTTGTTGAGGAATTGGATCACGTATTGAAGGTCGGAATGGAAATTAACAATCTGCGAGTGATGTTTTCAGTAGATGCATTTATCATGGACGCTCCAGCAAAGGCATTTGTAATGGATATTAAA GCACATAATGGGCTGTATGGTTGTCCGAAATGCACAACACGTGGGCGCAGCATTGGGCACAGAACAGTGTTCCCCAATATCGGTTTTGAATTGAGGACTGACGattcatttttaaatttgtcGGACCCCCATCATCTGTCAGATCGATTACCTCCGTTGGCAACGATAGGAATTGGGTGTGTTTCCTGTGTACCAATCGACTACATGCACAATGTATGTTTGGGCGGCATGAAATCTCTTCTGAATTTGTGGGTGGAAACTTCAGGTAAGAGTTATAGTTTGACACCGGCTCAGAAATGTATCATCGATTCGCGCATCGAAGCTGTAAAACGCCAAGTATGCAGCGATTTTTCTCGGACTCCACGACCTCTGACTGATTTGAAGTGGTTCAAGGCAACAGAACTACGATTATTATTGTTGTATTTGGGaccgtttatatttttaaacgtgATGAGCGATGCGTATTATAATCATTTCTTAAAACTTCATGCAGCCATTCGCATATTATGTCATCCTGTTAAGTATCAAACGGAAAATGATAAAGCGAAGAATTTACTAGAAGCTTTCGGCCATGAGTTCATGACGTTGTATGGAGAACATCtgtttgtttataattttcacACATCTGCCCGATGA